A single genomic interval of Aedes aegypti strain LVP_AGWG chromosome 1, AaegL5.0 Primary Assembly, whole genome shotgun sequence harbors:
- the LOC110674177 gene encoding zinc finger protein OZF: MTSSPPKECTICRKPLKSRSSRHYHEHCQNPELKPFKCDHCDRTFSTKAHKTFHEETHSNRRLQCTQCDKTYQHQRDLDLHNREHRAPKSLQAKCNRCAEQFESQQALAQHKRTQHASTKRFKCDQCDMTFGLKGNLTKHAKIIHSKEKLFKCDQCGKAFYRNNALKFHMLNHRSRDFQCKTCQKEFVDARNLERHLKTHATDKEFRCDICGISSSRKDNILRHAKSFHPECDVSKVVLKSEITDQLDAIKKDAKQSNKSTPIKTDAAPPAEPPISNRISVIKVVGKPKPLHRPEPTESVPADGPPKTEIQPKPPAPKMNPLEIYRKILKPSNDDDDNQEEGNRVDNNKLPSSNAQVKTTNSSSTQASADNTSIANSGGSNNSSINNFTEVHWRKRTSQIYATNSNR; the protein is encoded by the coding sequence ATGACCTCGTCACCGCCGAAAGAATGCACCATCTGTCGCAAGCCCCTGAAGAGCCGCTCCAGTCGGCACTACCACGAGCACTGCCAGAACCCGGAGCTAAAACCGTTCAAGTGTGACCACTGCGATCGCACCTTCAGTACCAAAGCGCACAAGACATTCCACGAAGAGACCCACTCGAACCGACGGCTACAGTGCACCCAATGCGACAAGACCTACCAACACCAACGCGATCTTGATCTTCATAATCGTGAGCACAGGGCACCGAAGTCGCTGCAAGCCAAGTGCAACAGGTGCGCGGAACAATTTGAATCGCAGCAGGCCCTCGCACAGCACAAGCGAACGCAGCATGCCTCGACGAAGCGATTCAAATGTGATCAATGCGATATGACCTTCGGCCTCAAAGGCAACCTCACCAAGCATGCCAAGATTATACACTCGAAAGAGAAGCTGTTCAAATGCGACCAATGCGGAAAGGCGTTCTATCGCAATAATGCCCTGAAGTTCCACATGCTCAACCATCGATCAAGGGACTTTCAGTGCAAAACGTGCCAAAAGGAGTTTGTAGACGCGCGAAATCTGGAACGGCATCTGAAAACGCATGCTACTGATAAGGAGTTCAGATGCGACATTTGTGGAATATCTAGCTCTCGAAAGGACAATATCCTAAGGCATGCCAAGAGTTTCCATCCAGAGTGCGATGTAAGCAAGGTTGTACTGAAAAGTGAAATCACGGATCAGTTGGATGCAATCAAGAAAGATGCAAAGCAAAGCAATAAATCGACACCAATAAAGACTGACGCCGCACCTCCGGCGGAACCACCAATCTCCAATCGAATCAGCGTAATCAAGGTCGTGGGCAAACCGAAACCTCTACATAGACCTGAACCGACCGAATCGGTCCCAGCTGATGGTCCTCCCAAGACTGAAATTCAACCCAAACCACCGGCACCGAAAATGAATCCCTTAGAAATCTATCGCAAAATCCTGAAGCCAAGTAACGATGACGACGACAACCAGGAAGAGGGCAATCGCGTCGACAACAATAAACTACCCTCTTCGAATGCGCAGGTGAAAACAACAAACAGCTCGTCGACGCAGGCGTCAGCGGACAATACATCCATCGCCAACAGTGGCGGTAGTAATAATTCTTCTATAAATAATTTCACTGAAGTTCATTGGCGAAAGCGCACCTCGCAGATCTACGCTACCAATTCGAATCGGTGA
- the LOC5577651 gene encoding uncharacterized protein LOC5577651: MENVGRGEQVEHEISECIAAGDWKKVIDLGQALPFNQRVKYLWLWPLQKDLERIRESLVRFGITEVLSIGCGTGLLEWLITASTGIVVAGVEKDEQWWRSKYATRTYIPMLFAEAMTNVDNECQGQQTGQAMMFCYFNHGAAFREYVKNFSGHYVIIAGPMEGRGVHTDPLPFGAKFPADQEWTVVHSIPVGSENLNQFVIYQRR; the protein is encoded by the coding sequence ATGGAAAACGTTGGACGGGGCGAGCAAGTAGAGCATGAAATTAGCGAGTGCATCGCCGCAGGGGATTGGAAGAAAGTGATCGACCTAGGACAGGCGTTGCCGTTCAACCAACGGGTGAAATACCTATGGCTGTGGCCACTGCAGAAGGATCTCGAAAGGATACGGGAAAGCTTGGTGCGGTTCGGTATAACGGAAGTGCTGAGCATAGGATGCGGGACGGGCCTGCTGGAGTGGTTGATCACTGCTTCGACCGGAATCGTGGTAGCAGGCGTTGAAAAGGACGAACAGTGGTGGCGATCCAAGTATGCTACCAGAACGTACATCCCCATGCTATTTGCTGAAGCGATGACGAACGTAGACAACGAATGTCAAGGTCAGCAAACGGGGCAGGCGATGATGTTTTGTTATTTCAATCATGGCGCAGCCTTTCGAGAGTATGTGAAAAATTTCAGCGGTCACTATGTGATAATCGCTGGGCCGATGGAGGGAAGAGGTGTTCATACGGATCCACTGCCGTTCGGAGCTAAGTTCCCGGCCGATCAGGAGTGGACAGTCGTGCACAGTATTCCGGTGGGAAGTGAAAACCTCAATCAATTTGTGATTTATCAAAGACGGTGA
- the LOC5577652 gene encoding protein artichoke, translated as MPTRWILLFLATAAAIGTYVHAWRPCPELDAAIKLPCRCNIEAVGNNSQYGFIAVDCERTALTGGFPAGLPVISLSHKSSGLSAIPDLSMLNAAIRRLDFSNNAVRSLPDKAFSGVGEHITELRLANNLLGDNLNPIFSTTELQTLKNLKLLDLSHNQLMALDEGIFVGCRKLQDIQLDGNKLSDVPATSFKDLPALRLISLRNNLIENVSAESFEFSNKLERIDLRYNRIHTLKSNAFSSLPTMKELLLAGNLISVVDERAFMGADSIQKLDLSDNLIGEFPTAALSSIESLKVLNLSLNNIDKLESKHLQQLKNLQILDISRNVIASVLPGTFREQTLLKYLDLSLNSLRTIEDDAFEGLDNLQTLILRDNNILLIPGSALGRLPRLSNLYLDFNRVAALSSSILKSIQPENIRYLSLSRNVIRELPANSFTSFRKLIYLDISGNSLGVINEDTFAGLDNTLMEIKMSYNKISTFRKIVLPKLRRLDISSNSIDDLAVDAFHGLSNLLYLNMSGNEHVTQITRTMIYPLNKLQVIDMSNCGLKGVQSDLFHNNTELRIVLLSHNHLKSVDENTFMALNSLFNVDLSHNEITAIKPRSFINTVNLRTLNLRGNSLKEFKADIFNSETAMETLDLSENEITAFASSTFRIHPRLRKIILAKNNIQRFAPELTNTLEFLEVIDLSGNQLITIDQLDFARYINLRELYFANNQIELVNDMAFHNSTQLQIIDLSQNRLDRLTERIFEGLTRLERLDMSDNPLHELPESLFDKSRIQKVEHLILRNNSFKSIPFNALKDQYDSIYTLDMSNNQLKDIPSTNTYMVMVNIKNIDFSFNPLSEQAIKMLLEQPKTARKINLAGTGIERLPILETPYLQFLNLSMNNISAVGDRVFEKTTLLEVLDLSSNSLENIDAMKQVWPKLGLLSYLDLSKNPIKMIMAHAFDSLEALKVLKIRDLGEITRLEKNAFKPLNSLSVLEAFNFAKLGYIDVQGILQELPSLAAIDIEVKDSVLESDQLQVIDHPKLHCLGLYGRMLQSLSSGSFAGLRNKYLSVSLKNTSVTTLPPALLFPLPRSSHIDLDISGSKITTLNQPFLSSMDDRKNSLTITGLDANPVRCDCQARAFRRWIMAAKIMGVKCASPEGVQGRLLIEVGDNELVCDQKKPTTTTTTTRTSTITFTNYTSGFTQVITKVTPTTEQDIIWSVAPTAKTKAKTKMPPMKQMPITNDDMLIIGIVGGVIAFIFLLVVIICICRVRMNNDTYRGPPIGMSTMHPNGMQVNYKSGKGTPIYPMVAPYGQNYATLPYKQSSSPDAQPRPNYSTIGRIPYQYQNQHMMPPPSQLSAASMHSVHSAQNPYMAYQDDKAYR; from the coding sequence CAACAACCTGCTCGGAGACAACCTGAACCCGATCTTCTCTACGACCGAACTGCAAACGCTGAAGAACCTCAAGCTTCTGGACCTGTCCCATAACCAGCTGATGGCCTTGGACGAGGGAATCTTCGTAGGCTGCCGCAAGTTGCAGGACATTCAACTGGACGGCAACAAGCTGTCCGATGTGCCGGCCACATCCTTCAAGGATCTACCCGCGCTGCGGTTGATCTCCCTTCGGAACAATCTGATCGAAAACGTTTCGGCCGAGTCGTTCGAGTTCTCGAACAAACTGGAACGGATAGATTTGCGTTACAACCGGATTCATACGCTGAAATCGAATGCGTTTTCGAGCTTGCCGACTATGAAGGAGCTGCTGCTCGCCGGGAATTTGATCAGCGTAGTGGATGAACGAGCCTTCATGGGAGCCGACTCGATCCAAAAGCTTGATCTCTCGGATAACTTGATCGGCGAATTCCCAACGGCTGCTCTGAGCTCCATCGAATCACTCAAGGTGTTGAATCTTTCACTGAACAACATCGACAAGCTGGAATCGAAACATTTGCAGCAGTTGAAGAACCTTCAAATTTTGGACATTAGTCGCAACGTGATTGCATCGGTTTTACCGGGGACATTCCGGGAACAAACATTACTGAAATATTTGGATCTCAGCCTCAACTCACTGCGAACAATCGAAGACGACGCTTTCGAAGGCTTGGATAACCTCCAGACGCTGATCTTGCGGGACAATAATATCTTGCTAATCCCAGGAAGCGCCTTGGGTAGACTTCCTCGATTGTCCAACCTCTATTTGGACTTCAACCGAGTGGCAGCACTTTCGTCGAGTATCTTGAAATCAATCCAACCGGAGAACATCCGGTATCTTTCACTTTCACGGAACGTCATTCGTGAGCTTCCCGCTAATAGCTTCACATCGTTCCGGAAGCTGATCTACCTGGATATTTCTGGAAACAGCCTGGGAGTGATCAACGAAGATACCTTCGCTGGATTGGACAACACTCTGATGGAGATCAAAATGTCGTACAACAAAATCTCAACCTTCCGGAAAATTGTACTGCCTAAACTACGCCGTCTGGATATCAGCTCCAACAGCATCGATGATCTGGCGGTTGACGCTTTCCACGGACTGAGCAATCTCCTATATCTGAACATGAGCGGCAACGAGCACGTCACGCAAATCACTCGCACCATGATCTACCCGTTGAACAAACTTCAGGTGATTGACATGAGCAACTGCGGTCTGAAAGGGGTTCAGTCGGACCTGTTCCACAACAACACCGAATTGAGGATCGTGCTCCTGAGTCACAACCACTTGAAGTCCGTGGACGAAAACACCTTCATGGCGCTGAACAGTTTGTTCAACGTTGACCTGTCGCACAACGAAATCACGGCGATCAAGCCCCGATCGTTCATCAATACGGTCAATCTGAGGACGTTGAACCTGCGTGGAAACAGCCTGAAGGAATTCAAGGCCGACATCTTCAACAGCGAAACGGCTATGGAGACACTTGATCTTTCGGAAAACGAAATCACGGCTTTTGCTTCGAGCACCTTCCGCATTCATCCACGGTTGCGAAAGATAATCCTCGCCAAGAACAACATCCAGCGATTTGCTCCCGAGTTGACTAACACGCTGGAGTTCTTGGAGGTGATCGATCTCAGCGGAAATCAGCTGATAACGATCGACCAACTGGACTTTGCTCGGTATATCAACCTGAGGGAGCTATACTTTGCAAACAATCAGATCGAGTTGGTCAACGATATGGCATTCCACAACTCGACCCAACTGCAGATCATCGATTTGAGCCAAAACAGGCTCGATCGGTTGACTGAACGGATCTTCGAAGGTTTGACGCGCTTGGAACGATTGGATATGAGCGACAATCCGCTGCATGAGCTTCCGGAGAGCTTGTTTGACAAGAGTCGCATTCAGAAGGTGGAACATTTGATTTTGAGGAACAATTCCTTCAAGTCGATTCCGTTCAATGCGCTAAAAGATCAGTATGATAGTATATACACGTTGGATATGAGTAACAACCAGTTGAAGGATATTCCGTCGACTAACACTTACATGGTGATGGTGAACATCAAGAACATCGACTTTTCGTTCAATCCATTGTCCGAACAGGCAATCAAAATGCTGCTAGAACAGCCGAAAACCGCGAGGAAGATTAACTTGGCTGGAACGGGAATCGAGCGGTTGCCAATCTTGGAGACTCCGTATTTGCAGTTTTTGAATTTGTCCATGAATAACATTAGCGCTGTGGGAGATCGGGTGTTTGAGAAGACCACCTTGCTGGAAGTGTTGGACCTTTCGTCGAACAGCTTGGAAAACATCGATGCAATGAAGCAAGTCTGGCCCAAGCTGGGTTTGTTGAGCTATTTGGATCTATCGAAGAACCCAATCAAGATGATCATGGCCCACGCGTTCGATTCTCTTGAGGCGCTTAAAGTATTGAAGATCCGCGATCTTGGAGAGATTACTCGACTGGAAAAGAATGCCTTCAAGCCGTTGAATAGCCTGTCGGTGTTAGAGGCCTTCAATTTTGCGAAACTGGGATACATAGATGTTCAAGGAATCCTTCAAGAGTTGCCGTCACTTGCCGCAATCGACATCGAAGTGAAGGACTCGGTTCTGGAATCGGATCAGCTTCAAGTTATCGACCACCCCAAGTTGCACTGTTTGGGTCTGTACGGAAGGATGCTACAGAGCTTGTCTTCCGGAAGCTTCGCAGGGCTGAGGAACAAATATTTGAGTGTGAGTTTGAAGAATACCTCAGTTACTACGTTGCCGCCAGCTCTGTTGTTCCCACTACCACGATCTTCGCACATTGATTTGGATATCTCCGGATCGAAGATCACGACGTTGAATCAGCCTTTCCTGAGTTCTATGGATGACCGCAAGAATAGTTTGACCATCACCGGCTTGGACGCCAATCCAGTACGGTGCGACTGCCAAGCTCGAGCCTTCAGACGATGGATAATGGCTGCCAAGATCATGGGGGTGAAGTGCGCTTCACCTGAAGGGGTTCAAGGGCGATTGTTGATTGAAGTTGGAGATAATGAGTTGGTGTGCGATCAGAAGAAACCTACGACGACCACGACAACAACCAGAACATCTACGATCACGTTTACTAATTACACGTCTGGATTTACCCAGGTCATTACCAAAGTGACTCCCACGACAGAACAGGACATCATTTGGAGTGTTGCACCGACGGCCAAGACCAAGGCCAAGACGAAGATGCCCCCGATGAAGCAGATGCCGATCACCAACGACGATATGCTAATTATTGGAATCGTGGGTGGAGTGATCGCGTTCATCTTCTTGCTGGTTGTAATTATTTGTATCTGTAGAGTACGGATGAACAACGATACCTATCGGGGTCCTCCGATAGGAATGTCTACAATGCACCCCAACGGCATGCAAGTGAACTACAAGAGCGGCAAAGGAACTCCAATCTATCCGATGGTTGCTCCATACGGACAGAACTATGCAACGTTACCTTACAAGCAAAGCTCATCGCCGGACGCTCAGCCTCGACCCAATTATTCGACAATCGGACGAATTCCCTACCAATACCAAAACCAACACATGATGCCACCACCTTCGCAACTCTCTGCAGCGTCGATGCACTCGGTACACTCAGCCCAGAATCCGTACATGGCCTATCAGGACGACAAAGCCTATCGATAG